A window of the Hordeum vulgare subsp. vulgare chromosome 5H, MorexV3_pseudomolecules_assembly, whole genome shotgun sequence genome harbors these coding sequences:
- the LOC123453096 gene encoding 60 kDa jasmonate-induced protein-like — MPKENSPHLPVLLFRAPSLPSTIHSILLGTSDMAAATGYGDAPTTDEQLVAYDELPRQGRYMAEVFAVRIPAAAGADPPSGTISVHGGHCWSDFIYGPEEEHTSQQTCCDSQGNIVLTGPSVVTSAYSPIVFSLDLHDGNRRQADDEEEENTSTIVCDAVGGDFSNYNRAISETVHTCYGPAEVIYAVLSNGVQGRVDVKLARLQSRDEEDLVGRIVARSKLFDVGCVLFYKEAADKGVHVRPGELVPLARHALAVPLHIPLTIELDLHRGGSGDEIVRGQLEFKTATDGLHVERLVGVNGAEFEVTILWSEYPW; from the exons ATGCCGAAAGAGAATTCCCCACATCTTCCGGTTCTTCTCTTCCGAGCTCCCAGTCTACCCTCCACAATCCATTCCATTCTTCTGGGCACGAGCGACATGGCGGCCGCCACCGGCTACGGTGACGCCCCGACCACCGACGAGCAGCTGGTCGCGTACGATGAGCTACCCAGACAAGGCCGCTACATGGCGGAGGTGTTCGCCGTGCgcatccccgccgccgccggagcagaCCCGCCCAGCGGCACCATCTCTGTCCACGGCGGCCACTGCTGGAGCGACTTCATTTACGGCCCGGAAGAAGAGCACACCTCGCAGCAAACCTGCTGCGATAGCCAG GGTAACATCGTGCTTACTGGGCCATCGGTGGTCACCTCGGCATACAGTCCAATTGTCTTCAGCCTCGACCTCCATGACGGCAACCGTAGGCAAGCGGAcgacgaggaggaagagaacaCCAGTACGATAGTCTGCGACGCCGTTGGTGGCGACTTCTCTAACTACAATAGGGCCATATCAGAGACTGTCCACACATGCTACGGCCCAGCGGAGGTGATCTACGCTGTCCTGAGCAATGGCGTCCAAGGCCGGGTCGATGTGAAGCTTGCGCGCCTGCAGTCCCGAGACGAAGAGGATCTTGTTGGCAGGATCGTTGCTCGCAGCAAGCTGTTCGACGTCGGTTGCGTGCTCTTCTACAAGGAGGCCGCTGACAAGGGAGTGCACGTGCGACCGGGGGAGCTGGTTCCGTTGGCGAGGCATGCACTCGCCGTGCCATTGCACATACCGCTGACGATTGAGCTTGACCTTCATCGTGGTGGATCCGGAGATGAAATTGTTAGAGGCCAACTTGAGTTCAAAACTGCCACCGACGGCCTGCATGTGGAACGTCTTGTTGGTGTCAATGGTGCTGAATTCGAGGTGACAATCTTATGGTCGGAATACCCTTGGTAG